One window from the genome of Cryptomeria japonica chromosome 6, Sugi_1.0, whole genome shotgun sequence encodes:
- the LOC131037747 gene encoding iridoid oxidase: MEEQWLIWLSALVSSVLSYFLLDLIAKRMRKRREYLPPGPPGWPIVGNLLQLGKNPNESLWALSQKYGPLMTLSLGMKTAVVVSSSEMAKEIFKTHDQNFAGRPVLEAVKVLSHHKSSIVFAQYGDYWRKLRRIATTELFSTSRLQALQHLRRDQVSDMIRMVFEKRGQSLNIAHLVFYEGLNLMSNAIFSKNLFDPKNPDSAELRNTFTESLRLAGIPNLADFYPFLRFLDPQGVSRGVTVHTKRLHKLLDVFIQDRLAARRIGVDLPKEKDFLDILLDLTADDFTLVNVRALVLEFLAAGSDTTTTTIEWVIVELIANPRVMKQAQKELEEVVGLNKKVEESNINHLPYLHAIVKEVFRLHPTLPLAVPHKADNLCEVGGYMIPKDTQVIVNVWAIGRDPKNWKEPLKFMPERFFNCENSKIKYKGQDFELIPFGAGRRICLGLPLAHQMVHYTIATLIHSFDWNLPIGMNYEKIDMAYTFGTVLKKAIELHAIPTPRLPNNLY, from the exons ATGGAAGAGCAATGGCTCATTTGGCTTTCTGCGCTGGTGAGCAGTGTGCTGTCGTATTTCTTATTAGATCTAATCGCCAAAAgaatgaggaaaagaagagaatatcTTCCTCCCGGACCTCCTGGCTGGCCTATTGTGGGAAACCTTCTACAGCTGGGGAAAAACCCAAATGAATCTTTGTGGGCTCTTTCTCAGAAATACGGCCCTCTCATGACTCTCTCTCTCGGCATGAAAACTGCTGTGGTGGTTTCATCCTCTGAAATGGCAAAGGAGATCTTCAAAACCCACGACCAAAACTTTGCAGGACGGCCTGTGTTAGAAGCAGTCAAGGTTCTTTCTCACCACAAATCCTCAATAGTGTTTGCTCAGTATGGAGATTACTGGAGGAAATTGAGGCGAATCGCCACCACAGAGCTTTTCTCTACCAGCAGACTCCAAGCGCTACAACATCTCAGAAGAGATCAAGTCTCTGACATGATTCGAATGGTCTTCGAGAAGAGGGGACAAAGTTTGAACATTGCACATTTGGTGTTCTACGAGGGTCTCAATCTCATGAGCAACGCCATCTTCAGTAAGAACTTGTTCGATCCCAAAAATCCAGACTCTGCAGAATTGAGGAACACTTTTACTGAGTCGCTGAGGTTGGCCGGAATACCCAATTTGGCCGACTTTTATCCATTTTTGAGATTCCTGGACCCTCAGGGCGTGAGCCGTGGTGTGACCGTCCATACTAAGCGACTACATAAGTTGTTAGATGTATTCATACAAGATCGGCTGGCGGCGAGGAGGATAGGCGTGGATCTTCCCAAGGAAAAGGACTTTCTCGACATTCTGCTCGATTTGACTGCAGATGATTTCACTCTAGTGAACGTCAGGGCTTTAGTTTTG GAATTTTTGGCTGCTGGCAGTGACACTACTACTACAACAATAGAATGGGTTATAGTGGAATTGATTGCCAATCCTCGTGTAATGAAACAAGCACAAAAAGAATTAGAAGAGGTAGTTGGCCTCAACAAAAAGGTGGAAGAATCTAACATAAACCATCTACCTTATCTCCACGCTATAGTGAAAGAAGTGTTTCGACTACACCCAACACTTCCTTTGGCAGTTCCTCACAAAGCAGATAACTTATGTGAAGTAGGGGGGTATATGATACCCAAGGACACACAAGTGATTGTGAATGTGTGGGCAATTGGAAGGGATCCTAAAAATTGGAAGGAACCTTTAAAATTTATGCCCGAGAGGTTTTTTAATTGTGAGAATAGTAAGATCAAGTATAAGGGACAAGATTTTGAGTTGATACCATTTGGAGCTGGAAGAAGAATTTGCTTAGGACTTCCTTTGGCTCATCAAATGGTCCATTATACTATTGCTACTTTAATCCATTCATTTGATTGGAACCTTCCAATTGGGATGAATTATGAGAAAATAGACATGGCATATACCTTTGGAACAGTACTGAAGAAGGCTATAGAGTTGCATGCAATCCCCACACCAAGATTACCAAATAATCTATATTAG